The Patescibacteria group bacterium genome window below encodes:
- the tpiA gene encoding triose-phosphate isomerase has protein sequence MPKKYIIANWKMNLNFAETLSLAKKFKEKFAGFNQGEVAICPSALALSEVAKILKDSKVFLGAQNAFWEEAGAYTGEVSPEMLAEIGCRYVIIGHSERRKYLSENYEIINKKVRAVVENEKLIPIVCIGESWEERKTDRRDFVLVEQLEQALSGIEVFGNQQIIIAYEPIWAIGTGTAIEPAEAEYAHKIIKLALNDIFGMQVVSKNFSVIYGGSINSKNVKSFSKLEGMDGLLVGGASLKVEEFYKVAKEIIKK, from the coding sequence ATGCCAAAAAAATATATCATCGCTAATTGGAAAATGAATTTAAATTTTGCCGAAACTTTAAGCTTGGCGAAAAAATTTAAAGAAAAATTTGCCGGATTTAACCAAGGTGAGGTCGCTATCTGCCCGTCGGCCTTAGCCTTAAGCGAAGTGGCTAAGATTTTAAAAGACAGTAAAGTTTTTTTAGGCGCGCAAAATGCCTTTTGGGAAGAGGCCGGGGCTTATACCGGCGAGGTATCGCCGGAGATGCTTGCCGAGATAGGCTGCCGTTATGTTATAATCGGCCATAGCGAAAGGCGAAAATATTTGTCGGAAAATTATGAGATAATAAATAAAAAAGTCAGAGCGGTCGTTGAAAATGAAAAATTAATTCCCATAGTTTGCATTGGCGAAAGCTGGGAGGAAAGAAAAACCGATCGGCGGGATTTTGTTTTAGTTGAACAGCTTGAGCAGGCTTTGTCCGGCATTGAAGTTTTCGGCAATCAGCAAATCATTATCGCTTATGAACCGATTTGGGCGATTGGCACAGGCACGGCCATAGAGCCGGCCGAGGCCGAGTACGCCCATAAAATCATAAAATTGGCCTTAAACGACATATTTGGCATGCAGGTAGTCAGTAAAAATTTCAGCGTAATTTACGGCGGCAGCATTAATTCAAAAAATGTTAAAAGTTTTTCCAAGCTTGAAGGCATGGATGGCTTATTGGTTGGCGGCGCCAGTTTAAAAGTTGAAGAATTTTATAAAGTCGCCAAAGAAATAATTAAAAAATAA
- a CDS encoding class II fructose-bisphosphate aldolase, which produces MLVHIKDLVLDAKKNHYAIGAFNITNFESILGVAQAAVKASSPAIIQVSESAIQYMGLKPITHIVSTVAKNVAAGVPVALHLDHGTNFDTIFECVKAGFTSVHIDASNLPLDENINLTKHIVRVAHAKNVWVQGEVGAIIGSHGDITSKLKEIPLAELDEVVKFVKEAKVDTIAAAIGTAHGIHANEDIVFSLLKAIKNKVKIPFVLHGGSGVSDAKIKKAIKEGVNIINVGTDLKVAFCRTIIEVCLKNKKETDPRNLLKPAIVAIEKVVFEKMKLFGSAGRAGGKVET; this is translated from the coding sequence ATGCTGGTTCACATAAAAGATTTGGTTTTAGACGCTAAAAAAAACCATTACGCCATCGGAGCGTTTAATATTACTAATTTTGAATCAATTTTAGGCGTGGCGCAGGCCGCGGTTAAAGCCTCTTCGCCGGCTATAATCCAAGTTTCGGAAAGCGCGATTCAATATATGGGGCTTAAACCGATTACCCATATAGTTTCCACGGTTGCTAAAAACGTGGCGGCCGGCGTGCCGGTTGCCTTACATCTTGATCATGGCACGAATTTTGACACTATTTTTGAATGCGTTAAAGCCGGCTTTACTTCGGTGCATATTGACGCTTCTAATCTGCCCTTGGATGAAAATATTAATTTAACCAAGCATATTGTCCGAGTGGCGCATGCTAAAAACGTTTGGGTTCAGGGCGAAGTCGGCGCCATTATCGGTTCGCACGGGGATATTACGAGCAAGCTAAAAGAAATACCGCTGGCCGAATTGGACGAAGTTGTTAAATTTGTTAAAGAGGCTAAGGTTGATACCATCGCGGCGGCGATCGGTACGGCGCACGGCATACATGCCAACGAAGATATTGTTTTCAGTTTGCTTAAAGCCATAAAAAATAAGGTAAAAATACCTTTTGTTCTACATGGCGGCTCCGGCGTGTCTGACGCTAAAATAAAAAAAGCCATAAAAGAAGGCGTAAATATTATCAACGTCGGCACCGATTTAAAAGTCGCTTTTTGCCGCACCATAATTGAAGTTTGTTTAAAAAATAAAAAAGAAACCGATCCTAGAAATTTATTAAAGCCGGCGATTGTTGCCATAGAAAAAGTGGTTTTTGAAAAAATGAAATTATTCGGCAGTGCCGGCCGGGCCGGCGGTAAGGTGGAAACTTAG
- a CDS encoding tetratricopeptide repeat protein, translating into MYNIIPLLLILVSLSVIIVIVSRKFSVLAALDVASIPAEKEAKFKERIISNRLKRNIIKYWARSIRVLAPLGRLAGSYMKSKLHKLYQAKDIYQENERVDGPETIDQLFSQAEELKKRDDLGSAEKKYIEIIGLDSKNIKAFKELGRIYFEKKEFEEAKQTFEHILKLKEDDEDIYENLAKIAKEKGDLNEARDEYLKSININKQNSQTYFNLAEVYRAMGKLPEAALNLKKALKIEPANPRYLDTMLEISIIIKDKALALDAYNKLLKANPENNKLEEFKRQIDEL; encoded by the coding sequence ATGTATAATATAATTCCTTTATTATTAATTTTAGTCAGCCTAAGCGTGATTATTGTTATTGTCAGTAGAAAATTTTCAGTTTTAGCCGCTTTAGACGTGGCCAGCATACCAGCGGAAAAAGAGGCTAAGTTCAAAGAAAGAATTATTTCCAACCGCTTAAAAAGGAATATTATAAAATATTGGGCTAGATCAATCAGAGTTTTAGCGCCGCTGGGCCGGTTAGCCGGCAGTTATATGAAATCAAAATTGCATAAACTTTATCAGGCGAAAGATATTTACCAGGAGAACGAGAGGGTTGACGGTCCGGAAACGATTGACCAATTATTTTCCCAGGCCGAAGAATTAAAAAAACGCGACGATTTGGGTTCGGCGGAGAAAAAATATATTGAGATAATCGGCCTGGACAGTAAAAATATCAAAGCTTTTAAAGAGCTTGGCCGGATATATTTTGAAAAAAAAGAATTTGAAGAAGCTAAGCAGACTTTTGAGCATATATTAAAACTAAAAGAAGATGACGAAGATATTTACGAAAATTTAGCGAAAATTGCCAAAGAAAAAGGGGACTTGAATGAGGCTCGAGATGAATATTTAAAATCCATTAACATCAACAAGCAAAATTCCCAAACATATTTTAATTTGGCCGAAGTTTATCGGGCCATGGGTAAACTGCCGGAAGCCGCGCTTAATTTGAAAAAAGCGCTAAAAATAGAGCCGGCCAACCCTAGATACCTTGACACTATGCTGGAAATCAGTATAATTATAAAAGATAAAGCGCTGGCTTTAGACGCTTATAATAAGCTGCTTAAAGCCAATCCGGAGAATAATAAGCTTGAAGAATTTAAGCGGCAGATTGATGAATTATAA
- a CDS encoding desulfoferrodoxin, translated as MTILNQVYKCGVCGNIVEMTHAGAGELVCCGQPMVLQAENTVDAALEKHVPVRESVGDKVIVKVGSVEHPMEEAHYIEWIEVLTTNRVYRKYLTPELDRQAKAEFTVDGEVIKVRAYCNLHGLWQS; from the coding sequence ATGACCATATTAAATCAAGTGTATAAATGCGGCGTTTGCGGCAATATAGTTGAAATGACGCATGCCGGCGCCGGAGAATTAGTCTGTTGCGGCCAGCCAATGGTCTTGCAAGCTGAAAATACGGTTGACGCCGCTTTGGAAAAACATGTTCCGGTTAGGGAGTCTGTCGGCGATAAAGTAATCGTTAAGGTCGGTTCGGTTGAGCATCCGATGGAAGAGGCTCATTATATTGAGTGGATTGAAGTTCTTACAACTAACCGCGTTTATAGAAAATATTTAACGCCGGAATTAGACAGACAGGCAAAAGCCGAATTTACGGTAGATGGGGAAGTAATAAAAGTCCGCGCTTATTGCAATTTGCACGGATTATGGCAAAGCTAA
- the rpmG gene encoding 50S ribosomal protein L33 encodes MSQDNMIKLECTVCKRVNYFSRKNKKTLKSRLELKKLCVHCKKHTLHKETK; translated from the coding sequence ATGTCGCAAGATAACATGATAAAGCTGGAATGCACGGTTTGCAAGCGCGTTAATTATTTTTCAAGAAAAAATAAAAAAACTCTTAAAAGCAGGCTGGAGCTTAAAAAGCTTTGTGTGCATTGCAAGAAGCATACATTACATAAAGAAACCAAATAA
- a CDS encoding recombinase family protein, with amino-acid sequence MKYILYARKSTDEDDRQILSIESQMAELKEFAAKEKLEIAASFTEAKTAKEPGRMKFGEMLALIEQGKADGILSWHPDRLARNPIDGGRIIYMVDTGKIKSLKFPSFWFEDTPQGKFMLNIAFGQSKYFIDNLSENVKRGLRQKLRNGVYPGWAPLGYLNEPKRHNIVIDPVKHKLIRKLFEIYAGGEHTLEALTTKFNDLGLTSVRDKALQLSMAHRILRSPFYYGVFKYKGETYQGKHEPIITKKLFDQVQEVMRYRGKKRKIIRHGFIFTGFLKCSCGCSITAETKKGHIYI; translated from the coding sequence ATGAAATACATTCTCTATGCGCGCAAATCAACGGATGAAGATGACAGACAAATACTATCCATTGAATCACAAATGGCCGAATTAAAAGAATTTGCCGCCAAAGAAAAACTTGAAATCGCCGCCTCCTTCACGGAGGCAAAAACTGCCAAAGAACCTGGCCGAATGAAATTCGGCGAAATGCTAGCTTTGATTGAACAAGGCAAGGCTGATGGCATACTTTCATGGCATCCTGACCGTTTAGCCCGCAACCCGATTGACGGCGGTAGAATCATCTATATGGTTGATACGGGCAAAATAAAATCTCTCAAATTCCCCTCTTTTTGGTTTGAGGACACGCCACAGGGAAAGTTTATGCTTAACATCGCTTTCGGGCAAAGTAAATATTTTATAGACAACCTTTCGGAAAACGTAAAACGAGGCCTTAGACAAAAGCTAAGAAACGGAGTTTATCCGGGCTGGGCGCCTTTGGGTTATCTAAACGAGCCTAAACGCCACAATATTGTCATTGATCCGGTTAAGCATAAACTTATCCGCAAGCTATTTGAGATATATGCCGGCGGTGAACATACGCTTGAAGCATTAACGACCAAATTTAACGATCTAGGGCTAACTAGCGTGCGTGATAAGGCCTTACAGCTAAGTATGGCCCATAGAATACTGCGAAGTCCGTTTTATTACGGCGTGTTCAAATATAAAGGCGAAACCTACCAAGGCAAACACGAGCCAATTATAACCAAGAAGCTTTTTGATCAGGTACAAGAAGTAATGCGATATAGAGGCAAAAAACGAAAAATAATCAGGCACGGTTTTATCTTTACCGGATTTTTAAAATGCTCTTGCGGCTGTTCTATAACCGCCGAAACTAAAAAGGGGCATATCTATATATAG
- a CDS encoding helix-turn-helix transcriptional regulator, whose translation MAKISKKLGNNLKNIRLEKGMSQGDICRATGMDRGYISRVESGQKNPTISNLEKIAKALGIKPDELLK comes from the coding sequence ATGGCTAAGATATCAAAAAAATTAGGCAATAACCTAAAAAATATTAGATTAGAAAAAGGCATGTCGCAAGGCGATATTTGCCGTGCAACCGGTATGGATAGAGGATATATTAGCCGAGTTGAAAGTGGGCAAAAAAATCCTACTATTTCTAATTTAGAAAAAATAGCTAAGGCGTTAGGCATAAAGCCGGACGAATTATTGAAATAA